The DNA sequence CTTCATTTCCAAGTGCAATAATCGCACTGGGTGGACGATGCGGCGGCTACAACAGTCTCTTCGTCGGCGTTCGGCGCGGCGTTGCCCTTTCATTTTGATTCCACATCGTCTTCTCACGACCTCCTATGCCAGTTACAAACCAGCTCCTCAGGCAACCTTGGAGATTGAAGATACCAATTCTCCAACATTCCTCCTTAAGACATCCCCCATACAGCTGCCGGCTCGAGCTACATCCGATGACTCTGCCATTAAAGCTCATTTcgatcttcctcattcaaTATTTGGTGATATGGTTGGTGTGAGAAGAGAACATGTGAAAGGCTTATTTCATTATGATTCTCTAACACAACCGGAATCGTTAATGCGCCTGACAGATCGTACTCTGATTCAGGCCTCAGCGATCGTCCAACGCATCGTCGTGGCTCCCCAGGATCCCACTGGTCGAGAACTAAGGCTTGTGGTGAAGAACCTAGATAGGCTGAGCGATATACTTTGCGGAGTGATTGATATGTGCGAACTCATTCGGAATGTCCATCCCCACCAAGACTGGGTGAATCAGAGCGATCGGACCCACCAGATACTATGTAGCTTCATGAACGAGCTCAATGCAACCCGGGGTCTTTACGAGGTGAGCCCTCAAGCCATATCGGTAAATTAGCGGGCTGACTGTTTGACCCATCTTCAGTCACTTGCAAAGGCGATTGCGCATCCTTTCAATGACCCATTGACTACTTCAGAGCTTAGGGTTGCCCGTATTTTCCTCACAGATTTCGAGCGATCAGGTATACATCTTCCGCCCTCTGTTCGCGAAAGGTTTGTGAAGCACTCGGACGCTTTACTCTTCCTCGGTcgttccttcctctcttccgcaTCATCGGGCCCATCCACAGTTCCCCATATAGAAATCCCCGATCCTCATCGCTTACTTACGGGACTGGGTCGCCAGTTTGTTGATTCATTACCACGAACAGGTCGAAATGGACAGGCTGTTATCGAACCTGGAAGCTGGGAGGCACAAATGATCCTGAGGTACGCAAGAGAGGGCCGGGCGCGAGAGCTGGTGTACGTCGGCGGAATGAGGGCCGACAAAAAGAGAATTAGCGTGCTGGAAGCGAtgttgaaggaaagagcTGAACTAGCCAGCGTCCTTGGGAAGAACAATTGGGCGGAGGTTGTTCTAGTCGATAAGATGACAAAAACACCGGAAAATGTGATGCGCTTCTTGACCTCCCTCGCTCAGCACCATCAACCCGTTGCTAGAGCAGAAGTGGATATGTtaagaagaatgaaagcTACTGCTCTGACTGGAAATTACTTTGACCCACGAAATTCTCGGACACGACATCTTCCCCTGTTCCATGCCTGGGATAGGGATTATTATAGCGACAAGTACCTTACATCCCTCATTCCTACAGGTTCGCCGCCTTCTATTTCTCCTTATCTTTCAACTGGCACAGTGATGTCAGGCCTTTCCCGCATCTTCTCAAGACTTTACGGTATCTCCTTCAAACCAGCTGTCGTCTCACCTGGAGAAGTTTGGCATCCTTCTGTCCGGCGGCTGGATGTAGTgcacgaagaagaagggctCATTGGTGTCATATATTGtgactttttttctcgCATTGGAAAATCTTCTGGAGCAGCCCATTACACTGTGAGATGCTCAAGAAGggtggatgatgacgatatAGATGGTGATGGGTTACCAGAAGACTGGGATAAACCATATGGCCCTGGATTAGAAGCTGATAAGGAGTCTTTATCAGGCAAGCCAGGAAAATACCAACTGCCTATCATCGCATTGTCAATGGATGTCGGTACAGTGAATGAAGGAAGACCTGCGCTCTTGAATTGGCAGGAATTGGAGACTTTGTTTCATGAAATGGGACATGCAATCCATTGTCAGTTGCTATGCTTAACCAGTAAAAATATAACATTGATGTTCTTCTTAGCCATGATTGGTCGGACAGAGTACCACAATGTTTCTGGAACAAGATGTGCCACGGATTTTGTGGAGCTTCCTTCAATACTGATGGAGCATTTTGTTTCATCACCAGAAGTCCTCAGCACTTTGGCGTTCCATCATGCCACCGGCGAACCTCTACCTATCCCCGTTATCGAGGCCCATCTAGCTCTCAATCAGTCCCTAAGCGCCCTCGAGACTCATGGACAGATCGCAATGGCTCTTTTGGATCAGAAATATCATACGCTACGTCATGGACAGGATTCTTTTGATTCTACTGCTATTTGGTTCCAACTTCAGCAAGAAATAGGAGTCATCCAACCAGTGCCCGGAACAGCTTGGCAAATGCAGTTTGGTCATCTGTACGGATATGGAGCGACGTATTACTCTTATCTATTTGACCGCGCCATTGCGGGTAAGATATGGTCCACCTTGTTTCATCGCTCGGGGACCTCCCAAGCTTATGACCGAAAGGCTGAAGGAATACTGAGtagggagggaggagaatTGTTAAAAGAGAAAGTCCTAAAATGGGGTGGAGGTAGGGATCCATGGGAGATGGTAGGCGACGTGATTGGGGGCGTAGAAGGTGATGAGTTAAGtaaaggagatgagagggCATTGGCACTGGTTGGAAGCTGGAGTGTCGTATGACAAGAAGCAGGAAACTGTCAGATTCCTTGCTAAATGGGTTTACGTAGCTTGCAGCCGTCAACAAGCACAATATAGTGCACTTGTAGCATAGAATGCCAGAACTTAGATCTACCTGGACTTTTGTCGCATGCTCGTAGAGCTATTTTTGATATGTAGCGTTATAGTTCTTTACCAGGCAGTAGCATACTGTGCCTACTTCATTCATTATAGACTTTTTTCGTTGTGATTTCATGTATAGCTCGGAAAACAAACAGCACATGGGCATTTTTCTCGTATGGGGGCTACAGAGCAAGTACTATTATCGTTATGAGTATATCAAATACACGAGCAGCAGCTCATTACCAGCTGTTTACACTTTTCGAAACACCATTGATCATGCCAGAGTACGGTCATGGAAAACTGGattatcttcttcaccaaaaCCACAGTAACCTAGTATGGAATCTGGATCATCGCACTTCAAAAAGCTTGAGTTAGCTTTGcacttttcccttccttaACCCGAGATTGATTACATACCGGATTGTCGTATTTCTTGACACCCTCTTGCGAATCCAATCGATTTTTCGATCCCTTGCCTaatttctttctccctgtCCCAAAAGACGCCTTGGATTTAGACGCCTTTGGACTCTTTGCTGGCTTATAAACGTATGAGAACTCTGCATTGGGAGCACCGCAAGCTGCAATACTCTTGACAGAAGTGACGCCTCCGCACCGGCAGGAGAAGCCATTGTATGtgggaagaaagagcgcaccctcatcctctccgcAAGCATCAAGGCAATCCAGAGGCGACGAATAAGTGCCAGCTCTGGAAAAGGATCCTATGAAACCTGAAGAGCAAATGATGAAGTGGTGATCGGTCTGTGTGAGGGCCGCCTGTGCCATTTGCGAGTGAGTTTTCATATTTCAAACTGACGCGACTAGTTTTAGATAAGAGGCAACTCACTCTAGTTTGTCCCAATTGACAACCGAATGACCCAACCGGCTGAACCACATAATCCGAAGGTCTGGGGCCTATCGAAGAGCAATAACACTTTTGGACGCCCTTCCCCAGGTCGGTGAAGTAGGAGTATGGGTACGCGCCAGTTTCTACACAAGCGGCCTACACAGTAGACATTCGAGTATTAGTGCTGACTAGAGGAAGGATTTGTTTCCTCATAGAAGAGAAACTTACAGAGCAATCATAATACGACTTTTCTGCCGCCTCTTTCTTTATCTGATGACTTCCTGCCAACAGCGACAAGGAACCGTCTAAACAACCAATAAATTCCGAATTCCCAGTAGATGTCTTTCGAGCCAAGCCCTCAAATGGCATAAGTGAAAGAGCTGTCAGAAGGAGTGCTAATATTGCACTAGGCATCCCGCCAGGTGCAGCTTCCAGCCACCACATGGCTTCTTGACGTGTTTGTAGTTATAGATTCACTACAAACAGAATCTCGCTGTTGAACATGCCAAGTTTGAAGTCTTTTCATGGATGTATTGCAAGATACCATCTGATTGGTATTTAGAATTATAAGTCAATTACGGACAGGGAACAGGGTCTGCACCTTCCACGACAAAGCCGAGGCGTGGCAGCAGGCAGGAAGCAgcaggaaaggaagagtaCGCAGGCTCGTGAAATTATGTACGTACACACAATTAATTAAATAAGCAAGTTCGCGGCCCGCACCGCCGCAAGCCTGCCGAGAAGACGCCGATAACGATTTGTTGATGATTGTTGATTGTTACCGGATTGACCATGGACCAGGAACTGAAAGTTCGGAGTCATTTTTCTGGTACACATAAATAGAAGCGTATAACCCGCCTTCTAACAGTTTCGTAACTTGTATTTCAGGAGGAGAATTGCGATAACTGACGCGACGGAACTTATGAGACCGTGGAACTCGTTGCAGATTGCTTCGCACGCATGATGTGCTCAAGCGCCATTCTCAGGCCCTGCCCTTTGCTACTTATAAGTAACTTCTGTAGTACCTCGCTGCTGTAAAGAGCCTGCGAATCTTTACCTTTCATATCAGACAACCGGAATACAATCATCGCCATGGCCCCTATCGTCGCCCTTTTAGGTCTCAACGGCACCGTCGGTTCAAACCTCTTGCCATATCTAATCAAAGCCCACaaaaagggctctcttaAGCTGGTTATTTTACACCGATCTGGCAGTGATTTGTCCAAGATTCCTTCTGATGTGGgcatcgaaaaaagggtCGTAGAGCtgagagatggggaagTGGAAAAGATACAAGCTGCCGTCAAAGACCTAGAAGTTATTATGTAAGTCATGCAGAGATCATCGACTGTGGGTAGTCATGACTGAACGACCTCCTTTAGTTCCACTATCGCCACGCAGAGCGTTTCAGCCCAAAATTATCTGTTGGAGGCTCTCTCCGGCTCGTCCGCCCTCAAGACATTCATCCCTTCCGACTTTGGTGCTCCTTGGGACAAGCAGGAAATCGAAATCCCAGGGCTTGCAGCTCTCAAAGCCAAGGAGAGGGTCACTGAGAAGGCCAAAGAGCTCAAAGTGCCTATTACTGAGATTAAGGTCGGATTATTCGatttgttcttcttcggctACAAGTGAGTTGTTttaaaaaagaagagaagtaCATTCAGCTGAATTTAAAAAAAGGGCTTTGGGAGTCGATGTCAAAGGCAATAAGATCCAGTATTTTCATCAGTCTCTCAAAAACCCTTTGCACCTGACGTGAGTGACCATCTCAGTTGATGTGTTACCGACGGCTTATCCCAAATTAGTTCACTTGCCTACCTTGGCCATGCTGTCACTGAGCTCGTTACTAACGTAGACCAGCTCGCACAGCTTCCCGGCACTACTCCCAACATTTACGATTTCGCTCCGACCGGTCAAGAGATCGTCGATATTCTGACCAAAATACATGGTAAATCCACAGAGCAAATTGGAATCAGCGATAAGGACAATGAAGAGCAGCTTCAAGGACCTCGAGCTATTGGCGCTGCCATCTTTAAGAAATGGGGCGACAATAACTGGGGAGCTATCCCTAAGACTGAAGTGGATGGTTGGGTTGGCAAAGAATTCGCAGATGTTGTGAAGGAATGGACTGATAAGGCTTAGGAAAAGAGAGACCACGGAAGTCATTTATCTGTAATCGTACTGCAAGGTACTGGACATGGTGAATCTTAGACGGTTCAAAGCGAATCATGAAATATAAGATGTAATACTGCGCGCATACTGGTATATGCGTGCGAAAGGGGGACTTGACAATGAAAATGACAAATCCCATGGTCACTGGTCGTCCAATTTCGTCCaccctctctccttcattcgcctctcttcttgcgTCTCGTGCTTCATATAGTTCACTACATGAGGGTAAAGACAGCCATATGTCATACATCTCACCACATACCGCATAATCTGAATGATCTTATTTATTTTAAATTCACTATTTATATCTTTCTCTCCGTTATATTTTTATAAATAAGCCATTTAAAAGAGGAACGTGAAGTAAATAAGAACCATTTGAAAATAAATACGACTAAGAAAATTCTTAAAGAATTCCTAATTATAGATGACATGCgcctctctctcatctcgGTGAGACGGCgatcattcatcatcatccccccTGATGATTGATAATTAATAATGGAATTCCGGAATATCGGTGATCTCAACCGAGCGAGCGAGTGACGCTTATTTTAAAAATTTGGTACTGATCTAACGGGGGGGAGCTGATCGAAACGATCCTCCGTTTGAGGCACAACCCCGCGCTCAGAAATGGTGAGTCAGCTTTCCTCGGCGTCGCGCTCGTTCGGCGGTGGCTCCTTCGTCGTGCTTTCGTTCGATTTCGCCAGTGCTCCTTTTCTCAACATCGAGATCCACAGTATATAAGCAGCACTATGACTTCATGCAACAGGGAGCATCACTGCGCTCTTTCGACCCAAAGGAACTCTACAAGACCAACAACTCGCTATGTCGGACAATGCGATCCCCACTGACTTCACTAAAGGGCCCAGTCATGTTCACCCCCCAATAGACAAAAAAAGTATGACAGCTTCACAGAATGAAGTTGAGAAAGGTTCACAGCACAATGTGGATATTCAAGACGCTCCTCACGGATTGGCGACTCTTGGACAAGGTAGAAAAAATGTCTTGCTTTTGATATTCTCAATCGCTACGTTTGTGGACGTTTGCAAGTAAGTCGTAGCGAGTTTTTTATATGGAGTTCATCCGATATGGACGTTCGCTGAATTTGGCATTCCAGCGTATCTGGCGTTGCAGTGGCTGTAGCCCAAATTTCTCAAGATATCAACCTAGGCTATTCTCAGATAGTTTGGATCATCACGTCCTATTCCCTTTGCTTCGCTGCTTGTCTTCTACTGGCTGGACGTCTATCGGACCTCTTTCCTGCTTCCATAGTCTTTGAGGGAGGTTTCTTTGTTTTGGGAATATTCAGTTTGATTGTCTCTTTCGTAACCTCTAACAAGTTAGTATCTTTCTATGCGAGTACTGGAGGACCGCTGAAGTCTATCCTAGGTATGGTTTCCTGATCTTACGAGGATTAGGTGGAATTGCTGGAGCAATGAGTAAGTGGATGTTGATGGGCCTCACTATGCTCCGAGAAGTTGGGCTGAGCTGATTTTTGTGCAGCTATTCCATCTTCGTAGTGCGTAATACGTTCTCATACGTTGGCCCTTAACCATCCGACGTTAACAGCTCGTTACAGCCACCTTACTGTTCACATGTTCCCCGATCCGGACGAGAAACAGAAGAAACTAGCTTTACTTAGTCTTTCAGGTGCCATTGGTAACGTCTTGGGGCTGTGAGTGATATGTTGACCCCTCTTTAACTCCTGCTGATATCAATACGAACAGCGTCCTTGCCGGCATTTGCATGTTGGCGAACTATAAATGGTTCTTCCGTGTCCTCGCCATCATTTGTAGGTACTAGCGGGTAGTGCTGCCAGGTTTCCTTTCAATTGACATCACACTCAAGGTGTCGCATTCACCGCGATCTgctttctccttctaccCTTAACTCACTCGGCATACAAATCAGAGGAAGGGCTTCCTCGTTGGAAGAGACTCGACCTCATCGGTGTGGGCTTTATGATGGCCTGTCTCATTTGCTTTATTCTTTCTCTTACGCAGGGACCGATCGATGGATGGGGGTCTGCTTCGTTCATTGCTCCTTTCGTTCTGAGCTTCCCTCTTGCTATTGGCTTTTTCTTCTGGGGTCAGTAATAAATCAAGTCATTTGCTAAACGGTTTGTTGATCAGTCTTGTAGAATCGAAAATTCCCGCCAAATCTGCTGTCCTGCCTAGCTCGGTGTGGAAGATCACGAACATTGTGATCACAAGCCTCGCAATTGGCATTGCCTGTGGGTGATAGTGCTCCAGTCTGAGTAATGACAACTGCTAACAGTTTTGGCCGCAAGTCCCTTTTTGGGCGACGTCACAACTCATGTATGCAACCTACTTCCAAGAAGTTATGGGATGGACTCCAAGTGAGTAGCTTATGCAAGCATGAACACTTTTCATCCTGGGTATGATTGACTAAGGTTTGCGTCTCAGTCAAAGTCGCGGCTGCCATGCTTCCCCAAGGTGTCACTGGCCTTATTGTTGGTGGTCTTGCCCAACAAATCCCACAAATAATTACCAAGCCCAAATTTATCCTGCCTTTGGGTAGTCTATGTGAGTAAATTTGGCAACGTTACCTGTAATTTTTATTAACTCATATTTCCCCAGTCATCGTCGCCGCCGAGCTTCTCCAGATCTTTTCCAATGGCGGGCATGGCAAAGATTACTGGCGATACTGTTTCCCTGCCTTTATACTTGGTAGCGCCGGCGCTATCTTGACCTATTTCTGCACTTCGTAAGTTCGTATATGAATGAGGCAGACAAATGCTGATAATGTTCTGTCACAGCATCAACTTGATTACATACTGTCCGCCAGAGATGGCTGGCGTAGCTGGTGCCTGGGTTCAGGTCATGGTATGTCCCCACGCTTGTCTATGTCCGCCCAGACTAATACTTCCATAGGCTCAAGTTGCTTCTGCCATCACACTCGCGGTCCAAGCGTCATTTGAAGGCGACGGAGTTGCTGATTGGAACATGGCAGCCCGTCGATCATTCTACTTCCAAATTGCTTGGACGGCAGTGTTGTGTATCCAGTTTGTTATTTTCTTCAAGAAGCCAAGCTCTCCGGAAGAGGCGCACGAGGCGACTAGGCGAAGGATTGCGGAAAGCGGAAAGGATGCGGGAGTATAAGATAACATTCTATTTAAAGCACTTGTGTCGTTTGATTTCGGGCATGTAGTAGGTCGATGATGGTTGATTTTTGTAGAATAGTGCCAGCGTATAAAGTATAGAGTATATCAGCATGTATAACGTAATTGCCCCACTAGTGAAACATGCAAACCGAGATTCGGATCATGGTTCTAATCTATAATTGTGGTACATGTTCACTGCGATGTTCACCGTGATGACGTATTTTCATTGACACTCAATTTGCCAatctcatcttctgctGCACTGACACCTTGCTCTTGTTGAGCTGAGAGAGAGGTCCCCGAGAAATCAGCGCCGTTTGTCTCTCCGAGTTGTTGATCAGCTTTGATCTCCGTCAGAAgtttccctcttcctttgttcttctttttgccttCCAGGGGTGTTGAAATACCACTAGCGGTTGCTGACGGAGTGGAAGTGGTAGTCCCGCTTTTTTCCGGTTTGTCCtttgaagagagaaggatggttACTGGACCCTGTTGCTGAATCATCAATTCCTGACGGTCGAATAGTAATAGTATAAAGGAAATGAATGATTAAGGTCTGATACGTACATCATTGGTCAGTGATACCTGCATCATCGCGCCAAATTGACCATCTTTAGCATCGTAAGCCATGCTTCATCCAGCTGAGACGATAGTTGCGCACCTTGAACCTTGGATGGATCGTACGCCGTTTTGATTTCCTTCAAGAAAGAACTGTAAAATGCATTTCCTGGGACTGTG is a window from the Cryptococcus neoformans var. neoformans JEC21 chromosome 2 sequence genome containing:
- a CDS encoding hydrolase, putative is translated as MKAVLQRVINASVTVDGKIISSIGKGLLVLVGIDRYDEPQDATRIIKKILTARLWEDENGVAWKKNVKDIDGEVLCVSQFTLLAGFKGAKPDFHESMSTVPGNAFYSSFLKEIKTAYDPSKVQDGQFGAMMQVSLTNDGPVTILLSSKDKPEKSGTTTSTPSATASGISTPLEGKKKNKGRGKLLTEIKADQQLGETNGADFSGTSLSAQQEQGVSAAEDEIGKLSVNENTSSR
- a CDS encoding expressed protein, with protein sequence MAPIVALLGLNGTVGSNLLPYLIKAHKKGSLKLVILHRSGSDLSKIPSDVGIEKRVVELRDGEVEKIQAAVKDLEVIISTIATQSVSAQNYLLEALSGSSALKTFIPSDFGAPWDKQEIEIPGLAALKAKERVTEKAKELKVPITEIKVGLFDLFFFGYKALGVDVKGNKIQYFHQSLKNPLHLTSLAYLGHAVTELVTNVDQLAQLPGTTPNIYDFAPTGQEIVDILTKIHGKSTEQIGISDKDNEEQLQGPRAIGAAIFKKWGDNNWGAIPKTEVDGWVGKEFADVVKEWTDKA
- a CDS encoding expressed protein, coding for MWWLEAAPGGMPSAILALLLTALSLMPFEGLARKTSTGNSEFIGCLDGSLSLLAGSHQIKKEAAEKSYYDCSAACVETGAYPYSYFTDLGKGVQKCYCSSIGPRPSDYVVQPVGSFGCQLGQTRAALTQTDHHFIICSSGFIGSFSRAGTYSSPLDCLDACGEDEGALFLPTYNGFSCRCGGVTSVKSIAACGAPNAEFSYVYKPAKSPKASKSKASFGTGRKKLGKGSKNRLDSQEGVKKYDNPCDDPDSILGYCGFGEEDNPVFHDRTLA
- a CDS encoding metallopeptidase, putative; translated protein: MRRLQQSLRRRSARRCPFILIPHRLLTTSYASYKPAPQATLEIEDTNSPTFLLKTSPIQLPARATSDDSAIKAHFDLPHSIFGDMVGVRREHVKGLFHYDSLTQPESLMRLTDRTLIQASAIVQRIVVAPQDPTGRELRLVVKNLDRLSDILCGVIDMCELIRNVHPHQDWVNQSDRTHQILCSFMNELNATRGLYESLAKAIAHPFNDPLTTSELRVARIFLTDFERSGIHLPPSVRERFVKHSDALLFLGRSFLSSASSGPSTVPHIEIPDPHRLLTGLGRQFVDSLPRTGRNGQAVIEPGSWEAQMILRYAREGRARELVYVGGMRADKKRISVLEAMLKERAELASVLGKNNWAEVVLVDKMTKTPENVMRFLTSLAQHHQPVARAEVDMLRRMKATALTGNYFDPRNSRTRHLPLFHAWDRDYYSDKYLTSLIPTGSPPSISPYLSTGTVMSGLSRIFSRLYGISFKPAVVSPGEVWHPSVRRLDVVHEEEGLIGVIYCDFFSRIGKSSGAAHYTVRCSRRVDDDDIDGDGLPEDWDKPYGPGLEADKESLSGKPGKYQLPIIALSMDVGTVNEGRPALLNWQELETLFHEMGHAIHSMIGRTEYHNVSGTRCATDFVELPSILMEHFVSSPEVLSTLAFHHATGEPLPIPVIEAHLALNQSLSALETHGQIAMALLDQKYHTLRHGQDSFDSTAIWFQLQQEIGVIQPVPGTAWQMQFGHLYGYGATYYSYLFDRAIAGKIWSTLFHRSGTSQAYDRKAEGILSREGGELLKEKVLKWGGGRDPWEMVGDVIGGVEGDELSKGDERALALVGSWSVV